The following are from one region of the Melaminivora suipulveris genome:
- the trpB gene encoding tryptophan synthase subunit beta, which yields MSAYTQPDASGHFGPYGGSFVSETLTHAISELRDAYARYQNDPEFQAEFRHELAHFVGRPSPVYHAARTSREFGGAQIYLKREDLNHTGAHKINNVIGQAMLARRMGKPRIIAETGAGQHGVATATICARYGLECVVYMGAEDVKRQSPNVYRMKLLGATVVPVESGSRTLKDALNEAMRDWVANVEHTFYIIGTVAGPHPYPMMVRDFQSVIGQECLTQMPSMLAQQGIAAEQPDVVVACVGGGSNAMGIFHPYIGHAGTRLIGVEAAGEGLDSGKHSASLQRGSSGVLHGNRTFILQDENGQITETHSISAGLDYPGVGPEHAWLQEIRRAEYVGITDQEALAAFHHLCRTEGIIPALESSHAFAYAMKLAPTMSPTQSILVNLSGRGDKDIGTVADLSGADFYDRPSMRGHAVKGAKE from the coding sequence ATGTCCGCATACACCCAACCCGATGCCTCGGGCCACTTCGGCCCCTATGGCGGCAGCTTCGTCAGCGAAACGCTGACGCACGCCATCAGCGAGCTGCGCGACGCCTACGCGCGCTATCAGAACGACCCCGAGTTCCAGGCGGAATTCCGCCATGAGCTGGCGCACTTCGTCGGCCGGCCCTCGCCGGTCTATCACGCCGCGCGCACCAGCCGCGAGTTCGGCGGCGCGCAGATCTACTTGAAGCGCGAGGACCTGAACCACACCGGCGCGCACAAGATCAACAACGTGATCGGCCAGGCCATGCTGGCACGCCGCATGGGCAAGCCGCGCATCATCGCCGAGACCGGCGCCGGCCAGCACGGCGTGGCCACGGCCACCATCTGCGCCCGCTACGGGCTGGAGTGCGTGGTCTACATGGGCGCGGAGGACGTGAAGCGCCAAAGCCCCAACGTCTACCGCATGAAGCTGCTGGGCGCCACCGTGGTGCCGGTCGAATCGGGCAGCCGCACGCTCAAGGACGCGCTGAACGAAGCCATGCGCGACTGGGTGGCCAACGTGGAGCACACCTTCTACATCATCGGCACGGTGGCCGGCCCCCACCCCTACCCCATGATGGTGCGCGACTTCCAGAGCGTGATCGGCCAGGAATGTCTGACGCAGATGCCCAGCATGCTGGCGCAGCAGGGCATCGCCGCGGAGCAGCCCGACGTGGTCGTCGCCTGCGTGGGCGGCGGCAGCAACGCCATGGGCATCTTCCACCCCTACATCGGCCACGCCGGCACGCGCCTGATCGGCGTGGAGGCCGCGGGCGAGGGCCTGGACAGCGGCAAGCATTCGGCCAGCCTGCAGCGGGGTAGTAGCGGCGTGCTGCATGGCAACCGCACTTTCATCCTGCAGGACGAGAACGGCCAGATCACCGAGACGCACAGCATCAGCGCCGGGCTGGACTACCCCGGCGTGGGCCCCGAGCACGCCTGGCTGCAGGAAATCCGCCGCGCCGAGTACGTCGGCATCACCGACCAGGAAGCGCTGGCCGCCTTCCACCACCTGTGCCGCACCGAGGGCATCATCCCGGCGCTGGAGTCCAGCCACGCCTTTGCCTACGCCATGAAGCTGGCGCCGACCATGAGCCCCACGCAGTCCATCCTGGTCAATCTGTCCGGGCGCGGCGACAAGGACATCGGCACCGTGGCCGACCTGTCCGGCGCCGATTTCTATGACCGGCCCAGCATGCGCGGCCACGCCGTGAAGGGGGCCAAGGAATGA
- the trpA gene encoding tryptophan synthase subunit alpha, translating to MSSSRIETTFAALQAAGRTALIPYVTAGFPFADITPALMHGMVEAGVDVIELGVPFSDPMADGPVIQKAGEKALALGIGLAQVLDMVRTFRQRNQATPVVLMGYANPLERYEQQRGKGSFARDAQAAGVDGLLIVDYPPEECEEFAAELRAHGIDLIFLLAPTSTPERMQQVARVASGYVYYVSLKGVTGSGALDTAEVAAKLPLIREHVKIPVGVGFGIRDAATAQAIGRVADAVVIGSRLIQLIDGQPHERVVGITVDFMRQIRKALDTASDENKR from the coding sequence ATGAGCAGCAGCCGCATCGAAACCACTTTCGCCGCCCTGCAGGCGGCCGGGCGCACGGCGCTCATTCCCTACGTCACCGCCGGCTTCCCGTTCGCGGACATTACGCCGGCGCTGATGCACGGCATGGTCGAGGCGGGCGTGGACGTGATCGAGCTGGGCGTGCCGTTCTCCGACCCCATGGCCGATGGCCCGGTGATCCAGAAGGCGGGCGAGAAGGCCCTGGCCCTGGGCATAGGCCTGGCCCAGGTGCTGGACATGGTGCGCACCTTCCGCCAGCGCAACCAGGCCACGCCGGTGGTGCTGATGGGCTACGCCAACCCGTTGGAGCGTTACGAGCAGCAGCGCGGCAAGGGCAGCTTCGCGCGCGACGCGCAGGCCGCCGGCGTCGATGGCCTGCTAATCGTGGACTACCCGCCCGAGGAATGCGAGGAGTTCGCCGCCGAGCTGCGCGCGCACGGCATCGACCTGATCTTCCTGTTGGCGCCCACCAGCACGCCCGAGCGCATGCAACAGGTGGCGCGCGTGGCCAGCGGCTACGTGTACTACGTCTCCCTCAAGGGCGTGACCGGCTCGGGAGCGCTGGACACGGCGGAGGTCGCCGCCAAGCTGCCGCTGATCCGCGAGCACGTCAAAATCCCGGTCGGCGTGGGCTTTGGCATCCGCGACGCGGCCACCGCCCAGGCGATTGGCCGCGTGGCCGACGCGGTGGTCATCGGCAGCCGACTGATCCAGCTCATCGACGGCCAGCCGCACGAGCGCGTGGTCGGCATCACCGTCGATTTCATGCGCCAGATCCGCAAGGCACTCGACACGGC